GCCAATTGTAATTTTATTGGCACTGTTGGCTTCATTGGCAGTTGTGAAGTACTACAAACAAGCAGGTAAGCAGTTGTTTATTGGGTTCTTGTTTTTTACACTGGTGTTTCCAATTGCTTATGTTATCTATAAAAAAAGTGCATTGTACGACACCATGCGCCACCTCTTTTTTGTGTATCCAAGTTTGGTGATGTTGGCTGCAATTGCAGTAGATTATTTCATAAATAAACTGCCTAAAGCAGGCAAATTTGTTGTAATTGGAGGCACTGCATTGTTATTGTTGTTGCCCATCAGGCATATAGTAGCAAACCATCCTAACCAGTATGTTTATTTTAATGAAATAGTTGGCGGCATGCAAGGTGCTTATGGCAATTATGAATTAGATTATTACATGAACTCCGTGAAGCAATGTGCAGATTGGATAAAAGCACAGAACTATAAGGGCACGGCAGAGAAAAAAACAACCATTTTTACGAATGCTGCAGATCCTACTTATCAGTATTTTATCAACGATACGCCAACGGTTGCAACCAATTATACGCGCTATGGCGAACGAATTGATAAGGATGCCGACTATTTTATTTTCTATAACAGGTTTATTGATAGAACAATTTTGCAAGCCAATGCTTTCCCTCCCGAGCAGAGTGCATTTGTGGTGAAGGTTGATGATTGCCCGATTGCATGTGTGGTAAAACATACCGATAGAAACGATTTCTTGGGTAGCAAGGCTTTACAACAAGGCGATATGAACGGAGCTATTTCCTTATTGGAAGGCTATGCTAAAAAGTACCAACGAAACGAAGCTGTATGGACAAATCTTGGATTGGCATATCTTAATGTAAGCCGATGGGACGATGCAATTCGTTCCTTGAATGCAGCCTTGCAGGTGTATCCTGATAATACCAATGCTGCTTATTATTTGGGCTTGGCATACTTCTATAAAGGCGATGCCACCACTGCTGCAAACGTGCTTACTAACTTGGTGAATACGCAACCATATTTTGCCGGAGCTTACCAAGTGCTGGCTGCTTGCTACGAAAAAATGGGCAATAAAAATCAAGCAGATTATTACATGAATATCTACCGCCAATTAGGTGGAAGATAGTAGTGCTTTACCAAACTAAACATTGTTGAAATGACTATTGATGAAGCACAGCAGCAAGTAGATAACTGGATAAAAACTGTAGGGGTTCGATACTTTAGTGAGCTAACCAATACCGCTATTTTAATGGAAGAAGTAGGTGAGCTTGCCCGAATAATGGCGCGAAAGTATGGTGAGCAGTCTTTTAAAGAAAGCGATAAAAACAGTGCGTTGGCCGATGAAATGGCAGATGTGTTGTGGGTACTCATTTGCCTTGCCAACCAAACAGGTGTAAACCTTACAGATGCTTTCCACAAAAATATGGAGAAGAAAACCAATCGCGATTCGGAGCGCCACAAAAACAACGAAAAGTTGAAAGGCTAAACGGAATACCGCACACGTATTGGCTATTGCTTTGCTATTGCAAGAATCAATTCAAACTCTTCTTTTTTTACAGGCTGCACACTCAGCCTGCTGCTCTTAAGCAGTGCCATTTCTGCCAAAGCCTTTGTTTGTTTTACGGTTTCAAGTGTTATCGGATTTTTAAAGGTTTCTTTATATAAAACATCCACTGCTACCCAAGCTATTTCTTCGGTAGTTGGGTCTTGGTACGCTTCTTTAACTACTTCTACTAAACCAACAACAGAAGGTGCCGTAACACTGTGGTAAAACAAACACAAGTCGCCCTTTTTCATCGCTCTTAAATTGTTGCGTGCTTGGTAATTGCGAACACCACTCCAAAAGGTTTGTTTGTCTTTTTTCATTTGGTCAATAGAGTAAGTGCCGGGTTCGGATTTTATGAGCCAATACGCCATGTTTGTTTATTTTAACTGAATGATGATGAATACTGTTTAGGTTTAAATACTATACTGTGTAATACTATTTATTTTGTGGTATTGTACAATACTACTTTAGTAATTCTAAAGTTTAAAGTGCAATTTCTAGTTGTTTGAAAATAGGGATTAACGACTTTCCCTTTTCGGTTAAAGAATATTCTACGTGCAATGGTTTTTGGTTTACAACAATCCTTTCTATTAAATCGGCTTCTTCCAATTCTTTTAATGCTACCGATAAAGATTGCTTGTTAGAATCTTTAATAGTTCTAAGCAAACTGTTGAAGCGCAAAGGCTGCTCTACCGCCAAGCGGAAAATTTCCGGTTTCCACTTACCCGAAAGCAATTTTAAAAGTCCTTGTGCAGGGCAGGTTTCGGCAGTTTCGTTTTGTTTTTTGGTGGTCATAAATTTCTGACTTATTGTATGTGAATTTTATATAGAGCAACTTTGCATAAAAGTAAGCATTAACAGACTTTCCAAAAAGTAAAGCAACTACTTGAATTGCCAAAAAATGAGAATAAGAATAGTACTTTTTGTAGCCATCATCATGCTTGGAAGTGTTTGTAGCCATGCTCAAAAAAAGAAGAAAATGGAAGGAAAAAACAATCCGCTTTTATGCAATCCGGTTGAAGGTGTTTGCGGAATACCCGACAGTGCAGCCAATACAAAAGTTGAAACTATACACTCAGAAAAGCCTGTGAAGATGGTATATTTTACAGACCCTATCTGCTCTTCGTGCTGGGCAATAGAGCCGCAATTGCGCAAGCTTAAATTAGAATATGGCAGCAGTATAGAAATTGAATACAGAATGGGTGGCTTGCTGCCCGATTGGAGCTACAACAGCGGAGGAATAAGTAAACCAAGCGATGTGGCACACCATTGGGACGAAGTAAGTACATATTACGATATGCCTATTGATGGCGATGTGTGGTTAGAAGATCCTTTACATTCTTCTTATCCGCCATCTATTGCGTTTAAGGCCGCACAAATGCAAGACAATGCCAAGGCGGTTTTATTCCTTCGAGCAATAAGAGAAATGCTTTTTCTGCAAAAGAAAAATATAACCAGATGGGAACACATAGAAAGTGCAGCCCTGCAAGTTGGTTTAAATGCAGCTCAGCTTAAAACCGATTTTGAAGGCAAAGCAACAACACTTTTTAAGGAGGATTTAGATATGGCCAGGCAGTTTGGAGTAAGAGGTTTTCCCACTATTTTCTTTACCAATAATGCAGGTCTTAAAGAGATGGTGTATGGATCAAAACCTTATACATTCTATGAATCAGCAGTGCAGAAATTAAATCCATCGGCATCTAAAACAGCATACGATAAAAATTGGGAATCGCTTTTTTTAAAGTATCATTCTCTTACTGCAAAAGAATACTCGGAACTCTCCGGCACTGCCCGCAAAGAAAGCGAAGCATTCCTAAATGAACTTGTTGAAAAAGGGAAGTTAGAAAAGCGAACCACCAAGAATGGTGCTATGTGGAAATATAAGAGCACTCGCTAGTAATGTTTTGTATTTGTAGTGCTTGCCATTGAAGATGTACTGCGCGTTCAGGTGGTAAATGCTACATTTGCATGACGTATATTTCCCCAAAAACAACTATGAACATTTTAAATTCAATCGATGATTACAGTAAGCGATTTGGCGCTGTTTTTACACCGATGGTATGGGCAAAGAAAATAGTTGAAAAACATTTTTTTGAAGCTTGGCTGCAAGGGGCAACTATACTCGATCCCACAGCAGGAGAGGGCGTTTTTATTGAAGCATTCCTTTTGCTTGCACGCGAAAAAGGCATTGAACTTTCTCAGGAAAAACTTACAAGACTTTTTGGTGTAGAGTTGAATCCGGATTTTGTACAACGTTTTTTTAATCGTATAGAAACTACCTATTCAATACAATTTCCTCAAGCGAATTATAGGCATGGAGATATTCTTTTTCAGCAAGAGGATATTAAAGCCGATTTCTTGGTGGGTAATCCTCCTTGGGTAAATTTTGCCGACTTGAATGATGCATACAAAGAAACCATTAAACACCTTTTTATTGAATATAGGCTTGTAGCCAATTCAAGAGATCTCCTACTTGGTAATGCACGAACAGATATTGCAACTTTAATACTCATGAAGGTGTTGCATGGAAACTTAAAAGAGAGCGGCAAGGCTGTTTTCTTTTTGCCACTCTCTATCTTTCAAAACGATGGCGCCAATAGTGGATTCAGGCATTACAAGGTAAAAGGCGTAGATTTTTGTGTGGATGCTATCATGGATTTTAATGGCACGCCTATATTTGAAAACATACTTGGGAGGTACGGAGTTGCACAATTCAGCAGAAACAGTTTACAAACCTTTCCCATAAAATACCATGTGCTGGAAAATGGAAAGTGGCATCTGCATCAGGCAAAGCCTCTTTTTAATTCAACCGATCCACTTACTGTGTTTGATAATAAAGAAACAGAGAAACGGCTTACCGGGTTCCAAAAAATAATACTGGAAAAACAATTTCAACCGCGTCAAGGTGTAAATACATGTGGCGCAAACGATATTTTCTTTTTTACTCATTTTAAAACCATTGGGCAAAATAAAGTAGAGCTACAAAGCAAGTTGGGTGAAGTGGTTACGGTTAGTGCAAAGTATGTTTTTCCGCTTGCTGTAGCCTCCACTCTTTTACAAAAAAATCCACAGCCGGAAAAGGTGATTCTTATTCCGCATCAAGAAAATGGTAAGCCAATAGATTGGGAAGAATTGCAGCGCGATGAAGGTCTTTGCTCATATTTATTAAGGCACAAAAGTCATCTTGAAAACAGAAAGGGTGTACTCATCAACACATGGATTAAGAAGGGTTTTTGGTGGGCATTGCTTGGTATTGGCGAATATAGTTTTGCACCGTACAAAGTAATGTGGAAAGCCTTTGGCGATAATGTTTTCAGTCCCCAAATTTTATATCCTAATAGCGATTTAGGCGCCTGGCAAGGCAACCAATCGCTCAATGCTTTTATTGGTACTTCCACACTCGCTAAAGCAAAAGAAATTCATACCAAGCTAAGCAATCCGCTTATTCAAGATTATTTAGCATCGCTCCGTATGCAGGGAACATGCAATTGGGCGCAGCCCGGGCGAATGAAAAAAATGATGGAATTTGTGTAGCAATATTATTATTGCCTTATACAGCCAGTTTGCTTTTCTTTTTGCCGTATAGAAAATAAACTACCAATCCGGCAACCAGCCAAATTAAAAAGCGTTCCCAATTGCTGGTGCCGCTTTCGCATAATAAATAACTGCAACTCAGTAAGCCCAACGATGGAATAAGCGAAAGGTTTTTTAAGAAAGCCAATACCGCTACTATGAACCATAGCAGTGCAAACACAACGTAAGGAATAATATGGCGTATGCCTGCCCAGGTAGAAAAATCTGTTGCCATAAAACTTTGGCTGTAATACATCCACCACACAGCAGCACCAACTATAAATAAAATTGGTAGTATGTATTTTCCGTTGATATACGGCACTTTAAAACTCGACTTAGGGCGGTTGGGCATCAGTTGTAATTTCAATATGCCGCCACTCACAATTACAAAAGCAAAGAGTGTGCCCACGCTGGTTAAATCAATTACCACATTCATGTTTAAGAACAAGGCAGGGATGGCCACCACCACACCGGTGAGTAAAGTGCTAAAAGATGGTGTTTGGTATTTTGGATGAATCTTTGAAAATACCTTTGGCAGCAATCCATCGCGGCTCATGCTCAACCAAATTCTTGGTTGCCCAACTTGGAAAACCAACATTACACTAGCCGTAGCAATAACAGCACTTACTGCAATAATACCGGCCAGCCAACTCATGTTTATTTTTTGAAAAACAAACGCAAGTGGATCGCCTACATCTAATTGCGTATAGTTTACCATGCCCGTGAGTACCAATGCTATAGCAACATAAATAACGGTACAAATAATGAGAGAATAAATCATGCTGCGCGGCAAATCGCGTTGTGGGTTTTTAGCTTCTTCGGCAGTGGTAGAAATAGCGTCAAATCCAATGTAGGCAAAGAATACAGCCGCAGTGCCACGTAGTACTCCGGCAATGCCGTTGGGTAAAAATGGCGACCAGTTTTCGGGCTTTACATAAAAGGCGCCTACCACTATCACAATAAAGATTACAGCAAGTTTCAAAGCTACCATTGCATTGGCGCTATTGCGCGACTCCTGTATGCCTATGTAAGTGATATAAGTAATAAGAACCACAATAAAAAAAGCCGGTAAATCGCAAATAATTTTAATGCCCAATAGGGTAGGAGCATTTGTCCATGCCGCAATTGCTTCGGGCGAAAGCATGGCTTGTGCCGTCCAAAAATCCATAGTTAAGTAAGCGGGAATTGTAAAGCCCAAACCTGCCAAGAGTGTTGTAAAGTAATCGCTCCACGAAATAGCAACAGCAATGTTGCCAATGGCGTATTCCATGAGTAAATCCCAGCCTATTATCCACGCAACAATTTCGCCAAAAGCCACGTAGGCGTAGGTGTATGCACTACCGCTAACGGGAACCATGCTGGCAAACTCGGCATAGCAGAGTGCCGAAAAGCCGCAGGCTATGGCTACAAAAATAAATAAGAATACAATGCCGGGACCTCCATCGAAACTTGCTTTCCCAATAGTAGAAAATATACCTGCACCCACTATGGCAGCTATACCCAATGCAGTAAGGTCGCGTACGCTAAGCGTACGTTTTAAGCTTGAATTGCTGTGTGCGGCATCGCTATTGCCTAAAGCAACATCTGCCAATACTTTTTCAACCGATTTTTTTCTGAATAAGTAACTCATGTGGCGGTGAAAAAAATAAAATTATATGGAAGTGTGTGCAAGGATTATAGATATTGGAAAGATAGAGCAGTTCATGGTATTGTACCGGCATGGCTTTAGATTAGAAAGAAAGGTTTTTCGATATAGAAACTTTCTTATTTTCAAACCGTGGAAGGCAAAGTAATTATTTACATCATCATTGGAATTGGCTATTTCATTTATACTTCTATTAAGAAGGCAAATGAAAAAGCTCCTACCAAAACGGCACAGCCTACGGCTGCACCCAAAAAGGCACGCACTACTTTTGATGAAGCAATGGAGCAGGTGAAACGTGAGTTGCAAACTACTCAACCCCAACCTGCTAAGCCAAGGCAGCCTAAACCTGTAGCAAAACCTAAAAGAGAAATACTGCTAAGAGAAAATATACCTGCTGCCTTTGAAGAGGGAAGTGCCACCGAGCCGCTTTATGAGCGCCAGCTTACTGCAGAAGAAATTTTGCACAACGAACGAATGAGGGCTGCTACCTCGGTAAGTTTGGAAAGCCCGGTAGATGAAGGTAGCGGCTATCAATTAAATGTGCGCGAAGCATTTATAGGTTCTATTATATTTGAGCGCAAATTTTAGCAAGTTGTTAAACCATTTCCGATTATTTCATTCAACCATTTCTATGAAGAAGATTTCTATTCTAATATTCTTTGCAGTAGCCTCTTTTGCTGCTAGTGCGCAAGTGTTTAGTTTCCAATGTACCAGTGCCGAAAGTTATCCGGAGTTTCCGGGTGGCGATAAATCTTTAGTGTATTATTTGCGCGATACGCTGCAAAATTCATTAAGCAGAAAAGGATTAACTGCCGGAGGAGTTATGGAGGTTCATGCCGCAATTTTAGAAACAGGGAAAGTAGGTAATGTGCATTTACATGGAAGCATCAATCCACAGGTAGATGCGGAGGTGGTGCAGTTGATAACCAATATGCCACGTTGGGCACCTGCCATACACGCAGGAAAACCAGTAGCGTGCAATGTTTCTTTCAATATTGATGTTTCGGGTAATCAACGCATGGACGCCAAAAAACTCATGGGTGTGGAGGTGCAGGTAACGCCCGAGAATAAAGGAGAGGGCTCTCCTCAGGCGCTTTCGCGCTTGGCAGGTGTAATGCAAGATTATTTACTGCAGCGCTTGCCTGCGCAAATTAGCGATGCTTCGTTTAATGGCGTGGTAGAAATTAGGTTTGGTATGTATCCAGATGGTTGGGTGGGCAGAGTAAAGGCACTAAAAGGTGGTAACACTAAGTTAGAAGAAGCGGTTGCTGCTGCTATTTATTCTTTCAACTCAGAATTGGCTGAAAACAAAATCAACTTTAAGGATGAGTTGATGAAAACATTTGTTGCCAAGGTAAGCAGTACTAAGTAAAACCTACTAAAGGTTATTGGTTTGCAAATGAAGTTAGCCATGCGTTTTCTTCATTAGTCATGGCTTTTTTTTCTGCTTTAGTTTTATCTTTTAATCCGGCTAAATGAATTACTCCGTGGAAAAGAACGCGGTAAAACTCATCGTCAAAACTTTGGTGATGTTTTTTTGCATTGTCCCATACGCGGTGCAGGCTAATGTATATTTCTGCCACTGTTTTGCGCGGGGTTTCTTCTAAAGGGAAGGTAATAATATCGGTATAGTAATCGTGTTGAAGGAATTGCTTGTTTATTTCGAGCAAATAATCATCGCTGCACAGCACTACCGATAACGAAATTTTTTTATTGGTTTTGAGTAAGAATTGCTCCTGTATGAACTGCTTGAGCAGTAACTTGTTTTTTATGGAAAATGCTACATCGGCAGTATGAAAAGATACAGGCACCGTTTATACTTTAAACTGCATTTCGCAAGTGGCGCCATTATCGGAAAAGATAACCATATCGGCCAGTTGCATAATTAAGAACACGCCTCTTCCGCTTGTTTTTTCAAGGTTTTCGGGGCTGGTTGGGTC
This genomic stretch from Chitinophagales bacterium harbors:
- a CDS encoding tetratricopeptide repeat protein; protein product: MAKQHTAKPTAHKTIFQPLESFLPEALGKKIFLGLALALGITMWWVSKDYGITGDENYHRVYGHHVMDFYLTLGKDTTATTQYGAIDSLMRLYGGFYDGTASVLATKVFKDSDEWRVRHGWNSILGWLAMVFTGLVVVEIAGWQAGIIALVFMACSPRFLGESMNNPKDIPLAMGYVLAYFFMIKFWKNIQSPNWKLAVGLGLSIGVAMGIRIGGLLLIPYFLLFYGLYFLQFHKLSELFSAEGFKRIVMPSFKWVLLAVPLAYFSSLLFWPFGLVKPFANPLFTLEYMSKFPVNIRILFEGKYMGSTEVPWYYIPKWFLISTPIVILLALLASLAVVKYYKQAGKQLFIGFLFFTLVFPIAYVIYKKSALYDTMRHLFFVYPSLVMLAAIAVDYFINKLPKAGKFVVIGGTALLLLLPIRHIVANHPNQYVYFNEIVGGMQGAYGNYELDYYMNSVKQCADWIKAQNYKGTAEKKTTIFTNAADPTYQYFINDTPTVATNYTRYGERIDKDADYFIFYNRFIDRTILQANAFPPEQSAFVVKVDDCPIACVVKHTDRNDFLGSKALQQGDMNGAISLLEGYAKKYQRNEAVWTNLGLAYLNVSRWDDAIRSLNAALQVYPDNTNAAYYLGLAYFYKGDATTAANVLTNLVNTQPYFAGAYQVLAACYEKMGNKNQADYYMNIYRQLGGR
- a CDS encoding nucleotide pyrophosphohydrolase yields the protein MTIDEAQQQVDNWIKTVGVRYFSELTNTAILMEEVGELARIMARKYGEQSFKESDKNSALADEMADVLWVLICLANQTGVNLTDAFHKNMEKKTNRDSERHKNNEKLKG
- a CDS encoding EVE domain-containing protein, which gives rise to MAYWLIKSEPGTYSIDQMKKDKQTFWSGVRNYQARNNLRAMKKGDLCLFYHSVTAPSVVGLVEVVKEAYQDPTTEEIAWVAVDVLYKETFKNPITLETVKQTKALAEMALLKSSRLSVQPVKKEEFELILAIAKQ
- a CDS encoding helix-turn-helix transcriptional regulator, with product MTTKKQNETAETCPAQGLLKLLSGKWKPEIFRLAVEQPLRFNSLLRTIKDSNKQSLSVALKELEEADLIERIVVNQKPLHVEYSLTEKGKSLIPIFKQLEIAL
- a CDS encoding DsbA family protein: MRIRIVLFVAIIMLGSVCSHAQKKKKMEGKNNPLLCNPVEGVCGIPDSAANTKVETIHSEKPVKMVYFTDPICSSCWAIEPQLRKLKLEYGSSIEIEYRMGGLLPDWSYNSGGISKPSDVAHHWDEVSTYYDMPIDGDVWLEDPLHSSYPPSIAFKAAQMQDNAKAVLFLRAIREMLFLQKKNITRWEHIESAALQVGLNAAQLKTDFEGKATTLFKEDLDMARQFGVRGFPTIFFTNNAGLKEMVYGSKPYTFYESAVQKLNPSASKTAYDKNWESLFLKYHSLTAKEYSELSGTARKESEAFLNELVEKGKLEKRTTKNGAMWKYKSTR
- a CDS encoding N-6 DNA methylase, whose amino-acid sequence is MNILNSIDDYSKRFGAVFTPMVWAKKIVEKHFFEAWLQGATILDPTAGEGVFIEAFLLLAREKGIELSQEKLTRLFGVELNPDFVQRFFNRIETTYSIQFPQANYRHGDILFQQEDIKADFLVGNPPWVNFADLNDAYKETIKHLFIEYRLVANSRDLLLGNARTDIATLILMKVLHGNLKESGKAVFFLPLSIFQNDGANSGFRHYKVKGVDFCVDAIMDFNGTPIFENILGRYGVAQFSRNSLQTFPIKYHVLENGKWHLHQAKPLFNSTDPLTVFDNKETEKRLTGFQKIILEKQFQPRQGVNTCGANDIFFFTHFKTIGQNKVELQSKLGEVVTVSAKYVFPLAVASTLLQKNPQPEKVILIPHQENGKPIDWEELQRDEGLCSYLLRHKSHLENRKGVLINTWIKKGFWWALLGIGEYSFAPYKVMWKAFGDNVFSPQILYPNSDLGAWQGNQSLNAFIGTSTLAKAKEIHTKLSNPLIQDYLASLRMQGTCNWAQPGRMKKMMEFV
- a CDS encoding amino acid permease, which gives rise to MSYLFRKKSVEKVLADVALGNSDAAHSNSSLKRTLSVRDLTALGIAAIVGAGIFSTIGKASFDGGPGIVFLFIFVAIACGFSALCYAEFASMVPVSGSAYTYAYVAFGEIVAWIIGWDLLMEYAIGNIAVAISWSDYFTTLLAGLGFTIPAYLTMDFWTAQAMLSPEAIAAWTNAPTLLGIKIICDLPAFFIVVLITYITYIGIQESRNSANAMVALKLAVIFIVIVVGAFYVKPENWSPFLPNGIAGVLRGTAAVFFAYIGFDAISTTAEEAKNPQRDLPRSMIYSLIICTVIYVAIALVLTGMVNYTQLDVGDPLAFVFQKINMSWLAGIIAVSAVIATASVMLVFQVGQPRIWLSMSRDGLLPKVFSKIHPKYQTPSFSTLLTGVVVAIPALFLNMNVVIDLTSVGTLFAFVIVSGGILKLQLMPNRPKSSFKVPYINGKYILPILFIVGAAVWWMYYSQSFMATDFSTWAGIRHIIPYVVFALLWFIVAVLAFLKNLSLIPSLGLLSCSYLLCESGTSNWERFLIWLVAGLVVYFLYGKKKSKLAV
- a CDS encoding energy transducer TonB, whose product is MKKISILIFFAVASFAASAQVFSFQCTSAESYPEFPGGDKSLVYYLRDTLQNSLSRKGLTAGGVMEVHAAILETGKVGNVHLHGSINPQVDAEVVQLITNMPRWAPAIHAGKPVACNVSFNIDVSGNQRMDAKKLMGVEVQVTPENKGEGSPQALSRLAGVMQDYLLQRLPAQISDASFNGVVEIRFGMYPDGWVGRVKALKGGNTKLEEAVAAAIYSFNSELAENKINFKDELMKTFVAKVSSTK
- the ybeY gene encoding rRNA maturation RNase YbeY, whose amino-acid sequence is MPVSFHTADVAFSIKNKLLLKQFIQEQFLLKTNKKISLSVVLCSDDYLLEINKQFLQHDYYTDIITFPLEETPRKTVAEIYISLHRVWDNAKKHHQSFDDEFYRVLFHGVIHLAGLKDKTKAEKKAMTNEENAWLTSFANQ